In Terriglobales bacterium, one DNA window encodes the following:
- a CDS encoding helix-turn-helix transcriptional regulator has product MKEAVLFGELLRVTRKAHKLGIGELAERVDIGAKHLGRLERGEKAPLFELIIALANAMDVSPSVFFEFENLETDPKILKEQLVRLIETQEHCRPAESTSLT; this is encoded by the coding sequence ATGAAGGAAGCAGTGTTATTCGGTGAGCTTCTTCGCGTTACTAGAAAAGCTCATAAACTCGGAATCGGGGAACTGGCTGAAAGAGTGGATATAGGAGCGAAGCACCTCGGTCGTCTTGAACGCGGCGAGAAAGCACCGTTGTTCGAGCTGATCATCGCTTTGGCGAATGCGATGGACGTATCGCCTTCAGTGTTTTTCGAATTCGAGAATCTTGAAACAGATCCAAAGATTTTGAAAGAGCAATTAGTGCGTCTGATCGAGACGCAGGAACATTGCAGACCTGCGGAAAGCACATCGCTTACTTAG
- a CDS encoding sigma-70 family RNA polymerase sigma factor codes for MSDICDGERDALAALFRRYARVVRGIAYRALRDAAEADDLLQEIFLLILRLCHTFDPAKASARLWILQMTYRRAISRHRYLVSRHFYNTLDIEEVSESEEDDSISIASPDTQLIARDVLQEIVHELSEDQKKTLQLYFYDGYTFGEIAAQLGQTVGNVSHHYYRAIEKLRRCVFNGKLWGKREI; via the coding sequence ATGTCTGACATCTGCGACGGTGAACGGGACGCACTGGCCGCCCTGTTCCGCCGTTATGCGCGGGTGGTCCGAGGAATCGCCTATCGAGCCCTTCGTGATGCGGCTGAGGCAGATGACCTGTTGCAGGAAATTTTTCTGCTGATTCTTCGTCTTTGCCACACTTTTGATCCAGCTAAAGCTTCGGCACGGCTCTGGATTCTCCAAATGACCTATCGCCGTGCTATCTCGCGGCACCGTTATCTGGTCTCTCGCCATTTCTACAACACGCTCGACATAGAGGAAGTGTCGGAATCCGAAGAGGACGACTCCATCAGCATTGCATCACCTGATACACAATTGATTGCGCGAGACGTGTTGCAGGAGATCGTGCACGAGCTTTCCGAAGATCAGAAGAAAACTTTGCAACTGTACTTTTACGACGGCTATACATTTGGCGAGATCGCGGCGCAGCTAGGACAAACAGTCGGAAACGTAAGCCATCACTACTATCGCGCGATCGAGAAGCTCCGCCGGTGCGTTTTTAATGGCAAATTGTGGGGCAAGCGCGAAATATGA
- a CDS encoding helix-turn-helix transcriptional regulator, which translates to MSTDFGRLFRKRLASLREAEGLTQAKLSEEIGAGPQYISHVETGRIKTPPWPKTTKVANALNVSMSDLLFFEGVDDSEEQLRSKIHRLAQTKNVDLLRKYYRLMLVAREK; encoded by the coding sequence ATGAGCACAGACTTCGGTCGACTGTTTCGCAAACGATTGGCGAGCCTCCGCGAAGCGGAAGGGCTTACGCAGGCGAAGTTATCTGAAGAGATCGGGGCAGGCCCTCAGTACATCAGTCATGTTGAAACCGGCCGCATTAAGACTCCACCGTGGCCTAAGACGACAAAGGTGGCCAATGCTCTGAACGTCTCAATGAGTGATCTGTTATTTTTTGAAGGCGTCGATGATAGCGAGGAACAACTGCGATCCAAAATTCACAGGCTTGCGCAAACCAAGAATGTCGACCTGCTGCGCAAGTATTATCGCCTGATGCTTGTTGCCCGTGAGAAGTAA
- a CDS encoding PAS domain S-box protein, protein MRQVRRAFFPDIEGNLVWKVVSFVICTVSFGLIVATLGYRVRGITPPATLSLGLALAFAVAAFVFSKFLFHAYREQRRTEGVLNDTERGFQSVYENTLDAIVILDDQAVCREANPAAEKLFGVRREELIGQAIVHFYKNPEPFQPFWERLSAEKVQQGEAELIRNDHPAFVKFTAKSDCLPGQHVIIFRDVTQRRRAQLSLLESEERFQQMASNIQEVFWMIDAETKNALYVNQAYAEITGRSVESLHEAPSSYEEVIHPEDRQRVLEKRDEATRTGRFDERFRVLRPDREVRWVWARGFPVREANGVIRRLVGTALDVTEAEALRSATLALIQDLHMDSVMDTLLRALAELVPYTCARVFVPEGGPWVQALGERVCPESGMKSHAYLIHLNAEESPFLQRISSEQKSVLIPDTRQEAEWQTFKGHENFRSWLSVPLFASGQYLGFLSVGHVESNQFNVEHLRRAQLLAIPAAAAIQNSQLYAGAEIYAEELEKRIAELHQAKAALIQSESTRTASEERFQKVFRSSPIAFSITTLDEGRFVDVNVAFEARYGYTRSELIGRTVHELGIWEDPADRTLMTAQLRRGPVRSIVTKLRAKSGEIRVTAYSADRIQFDGQQCVLAVSEDVHVFDPHQSN, encoded by the coding sequence GTGAGACAAGTTCGGCGTGCGTTCTTCCCTGACATCGAGGGGAATCTCGTCTGGAAAGTCGTATCGTTTGTCATCTGCACTGTGTCGTTCGGCCTAATTGTAGCGACGCTCGGCTATAGAGTTCGTGGTATTACACCTCCTGCCACGTTGTCACTTGGGTTGGCGCTCGCCTTTGCCGTTGCAGCGTTCGTGTTTTCGAAGTTTCTGTTCCACGCCTATCGAGAGCAACGTCGAACCGAAGGCGTGCTCAACGATACCGAACGCGGATTTCAGTCGGTCTACGAGAACACACTGGATGCGATTGTCATTCTCGACGACCAGGCTGTCTGCCGTGAGGCTAATCCCGCCGCCGAAAAGCTCTTTGGAGTACGACGCGAAGAATTAATTGGGCAGGCGATCGTCCACTTCTACAAGAACCCTGAGCCGTTTCAACCGTTTTGGGAACGTCTTTCGGCTGAGAAGGTTCAACAGGGTGAGGCGGAGCTAATAAGGAATGATCATCCTGCTTTCGTCAAGTTCACGGCAAAGAGCGATTGCTTGCCCGGACAGCACGTGATCATTTTCCGCGATGTTACGCAACGACGCCGCGCCCAGCTTTCTCTCTTGGAAAGTGAAGAGCGGTTTCAGCAGATGGCCAGCAATATCCAGGAAGTCTTCTGGATGATCGACGCGGAAACAAAGAACGCGCTGTATGTCAATCAGGCATACGCAGAAATCACCGGACGTTCCGTCGAGTCGTTACACGAGGCGCCTTCTTCCTATGAGGAAGTAATCCACCCCGAAGATCGGCAGCGCGTGCTTGAGAAGCGTGATGAAGCCACCCGAACTGGCCGCTTCGACGAAAGATTTCGCGTTCTCCGCCCCGATCGTGAAGTTCGTTGGGTATGGGCTCGCGGATTCCCCGTGCGAGAGGCGAATGGAGTGATTCGCCGGTTAGTTGGAACGGCACTCGATGTCACAGAAGCCGAGGCATTGCGAAGTGCAACCTTAGCCCTCATTCAGGATCTCCACATGGATTCTGTGATGGACACCTTACTTCGCGCTCTCGCCGAGTTGGTTCCGTACACCTGTGCGCGAGTTTTCGTTCCCGAGGGCGGTCCATGGGTGCAAGCGCTTGGCGAGAGAGTCTGCCCAGAATCCGGCATGAAATCTCATGCATACTTGATTCACCTGAATGCTGAGGAATCCCCCTTCCTCCAGCGTATATCGTCAGAACAGAAGAGTGTTCTGATCCCAGACACAAGGCAGGAAGCGGAGTGGCAGACATTCAAAGGTCATGAGAATTTTCGGTCCTGGCTCTCGGTTCCCTTGTTTGCTTCTGGCCAGTATTTAGGATTTCTTTCGGTCGGACATGTAGAGTCGAACCAGTTCAACGTGGAACATCTTCGCCGCGCTCAACTACTGGCGATTCCTGCCGCTGCGGCGATCCAGAATTCTCAGCTTTACGCGGGAGCGGAAATCTATGCGGAAGAGCTTGAAAAACGAATTGCGGAGCTCCATCAGGCTAAGGCTGCTCTGATCCAGTCAGAGAGTACGCGAACGGCCTCCGAAGAACGGTTTCAAAAGGTTTTTCGCTCCAGCCCCATTGCCTTTAGCATCACGACGCTTGATGAAGGCCGGTTTGTGGACGTAAACGTGGCCTTTGAAGCCCGCTACGGCTACACACGCAGTGAATTGATTGGCAGAACCGTGCATGAACTTGGAATTTGGGAGGATCCGGCAGACCGCACGCTGATGACCGCACAGCTTAGAAGAGGTCCGGTTCGTTCGATCGTCACTAAGTTACGCGCAAAATCGGGGGAAATCAGAGTCACGGCTTACTCGGCTGATCGAATCCAGTTCGATGGCCAACAATGTGTTCTCGCGGTATCTGAAGACGTGCATGTATTCGATCCACACCAGAGCAACTAA
- a CDS encoding TraM recognition domain-containing protein, whose protein sequence is MRYLTEHRLLLSIGLSAACGIVLQGLYPIDTADPLLRLIALERPTVYQILVRSYILFLFSTPYLVVSILFSLAYVHFYAPDVQRAAGRLPEYPDPQSRRDLFLIVGEVHQQIKPEPSESPHWLAIPERGLYTGIAVIGAISSGKTQALILPAMRQLFSYRADDPGQRLSGVVLEVKGDLCRQLQKILQSCGREDDYIEVSLYGNIRYNPLNNSLDAYAQAFNIASIITVIWGKGKEPFWQQSYTDLVRYVILLHRVRDGYVTLLDVFRTVISAGTLEEMLVDVGRRFTSVTFIGIDKAAYLRHQPALKAFDFEWNSTTGQYVARWSQDLESILVRDTGAQITLYIRKIDDPVARARFESIHYWYWEHWKFFRSEVKTSIIQGIAVFLSLFETDPDVRRVFCPPKEMYEGKHCEDDPDGNVLPSFDELIESGKVVGLNFPVALNPALAKVIGTMMKIDYQRAVQLRIPKMDTEPHRYFRPTVFICDEYQNFATVGGDNPTGDERFLSISRQPKCIPIVATQSISSLKEALPNEGVKTLLQAFRTKIFLSTSDPDTARFASELCGKADHTRISYTVSESSTNANVGWLSGRTSSSKGSVSASKQYQKHKEPLFEERVFFELKNAQAIVAAFDGISPQPATYCYLKPDFLPITMTWFEQEHIGFDPRRLQS, encoded by the coding sequence TTGCGGTATCTGACCGAACACCGGCTTTTGCTCTCCATTGGACTGAGCGCAGCTTGTGGAATCGTGTTGCAAGGACTCTACCCAATAGATACGGCTGATCCTCTCCTGCGATTGATAGCTCTCGAACGTCCAACTGTTTATCAAATACTCGTCAGAAGCTACATTCTGTTTCTGTTCAGTACGCCTTACCTGGTTGTCTCCATCCTGTTCTCACTGGCGTATGTTCATTTCTATGCACCAGATGTTCAGCGAGCCGCCGGGCGCCTGCCCGAATATCCTGACCCGCAATCACGGCGTGACTTGTTCTTGATCGTTGGCGAAGTCCATCAGCAGATCAAACCCGAGCCTTCGGAGAGTCCGCACTGGCTTGCAATCCCAGAGCGCGGTCTCTACACCGGAATCGCTGTCATTGGCGCGATTAGTTCGGGCAAGACCCAAGCCCTCATCTTGCCCGCCATGCGGCAACTCTTCTCGTATCGCGCAGATGATCCAGGACAAAGACTCTCCGGTGTCGTATTAGAAGTAAAGGGCGACCTCTGTCGGCAACTGCAAAAGATCCTTCAAAGCTGCGGACGCGAAGACGACTACATCGAGGTCTCACTCTATGGAAACATCCGCTACAACCCGCTCAACAACTCGCTCGACGCGTACGCCCAGGCTTTCAACATTGCCTCGATCATCACGGTCATTTGGGGCAAGGGCAAGGAACCGTTCTGGCAGCAGTCCTACACTGATCTGGTCCGATATGTAATCCTGCTGCACCGTGTCCGCGATGGGTACGTCACCTTGCTGGACGTGTTTCGAACCGTCATCAGTGCAGGCACGCTGGAAGAGATGTTGGTGGACGTAGGCAGGCGGTTCACTTCGGTGACTTTCATCGGAATCGACAAAGCCGCATATCTGCGACACCAACCGGCATTGAAGGCATTCGACTTTGAATGGAATTCCACCACTGGCCAATATGTAGCGAGATGGAGCCAGGATTTGGAGTCGATTCTGGTCCGCGATACCGGTGCCCAGATAACCTTATATATACGCAAGATAGACGACCCGGTTGCCCGCGCCCGCTTCGAGAGCATCCACTACTGGTACTGGGAGCACTGGAAGTTCTTTCGCTCCGAGGTCAAGACTTCCATCATCCAGGGCATTGCTGTTTTTCTCTCACTGTTTGAGACCGATCCGGATGTCCGCCGTGTCTTCTGTCCACCCAAGGAAATGTATGAAGGCAAACACTGCGAGGACGATCCAGATGGGAACGTGCTGCCATCCTTTGATGAACTAATCGAATCCGGAAAGGTCGTCGGCCTGAACTTTCCCGTTGCGCTGAATCCAGCCCTTGCCAAGGTCATAGGCACCATGATGAAGATTGACTATCAACGTGCCGTTCAGTTGCGCATCCCCAAGATGGACACCGAACCGCATCGGTATTTCCGGCCTACGGTCTTCATCTGTGACGAATATCAGAACTTTGCCACGGTTGGCGGCGACAATCCAACCGGCGACGAGCGCTTCCTCTCTATCTCGCGCCAACCCAAATGCATTCCGATTGTGGCCACGCAGAGTATCTCGTCATTGAAAGAGGCGTTGCCGAACGAAGGTGTGAAAACACTCCTTCAGGCATTTCGCACGAAGATTTTCCTGTCCACGTCCGACCCTGACACTGCAAGATTTGCCTCCGAACTCTGCGGCAAGGCCGATCATACCCGAATTAGCTACACCGTTTCCGAGTCCAGCACCAATGCCAATGTCGGTTGGCTCAGTGGACGCACATCCTCCAGTAAGGGGTCGGTATCGGCTTCCAAGCAATACCAGAAACACAAAGAACCATTGTTTGAGGAGCGCGTGTTCTTTGAACTGAAGAACGCGCAGGCAATAGTTGCCGCCTTCGACGGCATTAGCCCGCAACCGGCAACGTATTGCTATCTCAAGCCAGACTTTCTGCCCATCACGATGACTTGGTTCGAACAGGAACACATCGGCTTCGATCCACGGAGACTACAATCATGA
- a CDS encoding single-stranded DNA-binding protein, with the protein MALYKNTIQLKGFVGKDAETKSVSNGNSLTVFSLATKSSFKDKQSDEWVSHTEWHRIVCFGKPAEFAKELKKGDYAEVEGELRSSEYEANGDKSFKRRSWEVRASSVRRLQRPERSGHDPIDDEAA; encoded by the coding sequence ATGGCTCTCTACAAGAACACCATCCAGCTCAAAGGCTTCGTCGGCAAAGACGCCGAAACCAAGTCCGTCAGCAACGGCAACTCACTCACCGTCTTCTCCCTCGCGACCAAGTCCAGCTTCAAGGACAAGCAGTCCGATGAGTGGGTCTCCCATACCGAGTGGCACCGCATCGTCTGCTTCGGCAAGCCCGCCGAGTTCGCGAAAGAGCTCAAGAAGGGCGACTACGCCGAAGTCGAGGGCGAACTGCGCAGCTCCGAGTACGAGGCCAACGGCGATAAGTCGTTCAAGCGCCGCAGCTGGGAGGTACGCGCCAGCAGCGTTCGCAGGCTCCAACGCCCGGAGCGCTCCGGGCATGATCCGATCGACGACGAGGCCGCGTGA
- a CDS encoding type IV secretion system protein, with amino-acid sequence MNQNPFTFLGQAISELLTSHSTAIQAMGLNLFRGLALILIVWFGVKAALSAAHGHGGGFNFAHFADLILLISFGLGMLTYYSTPIPGVGYSFSDLVTQETLQLSALIESDQMQQIADAVVNAEEQLGSPPGIFSFHESLTFIVMAVALAAMQAVAFAIIAYGYVASAVCVLLGPIFIPFFIVPKMDWLFWGWFKAFLGFSFYQVVASAFIFVFSKVLLGMLAVIGPLSLSNAFTILPALLVTLFVCIYGLIKIPELTASILGGRAGSWVNPLG; translated from the coding sequence ATGAACCAGAATCCGTTCACATTTCTCGGCCAGGCGATCAGTGAATTGCTCACCAGCCACAGCACAGCCATTCAGGCGATGGGCCTGAACCTGTTTCGTGGCCTGGCGTTGATCCTGATTGTCTGGTTTGGCGTGAAGGCCGCCCTCTCCGCCGCCCACGGGCACGGCGGCGGATTCAATTTCGCTCACTTCGCCGACCTGATTCTGTTGATCTCTTTCGGCCTCGGTATGCTGACCTACTACTCAACGCCTATTCCGGGAGTCGGCTATAGCTTCAGCGATCTGGTTACTCAAGAGACGCTGCAACTGTCAGCTCTGATCGAATCCGACCAGATGCAGCAGATTGCCGACGCCGTGGTGAACGCCGAGGAGCAACTCGGCTCTCCACCTGGCATCTTCAGCTTTCACGAATCGCTGACCTTCATCGTCATGGCGGTTGCGCTTGCCGCCATGCAAGCGGTGGCGTTTGCCATTATCGCCTACGGCTATGTGGCGTCCGCCGTTTGTGTATTGCTGGGGCCGATCTTCATTCCATTCTTCATCGTGCCCAAAATGGACTGGCTCTTCTGGGGGTGGTTCAAGGCGTTTCTCGGCTTCAGCTTCTACCAAGTCGTCGCCTCCGCCTTCATCTTCGTCTTCTCAAAGGTGCTGCTGGGCATGCTGGCCGTCATCGGACCGCTCTCACTCTCCAATGCCTTCACCATCCTGCCCGCACTACTGGTGACGTTATTTGTTTGCATTTACGGGTTGATCAAAATTCCGGAGCTAACTGCTTCCATTCTCGGTGGACGCGCCGGCTCCTGGGTCAACCCACTGGGGTAA
- a CDS encoding ATPase, T2SS/T4P/T4SS family, which yields MSFEVILPFLKPIKHLLEAETVSEIMVNPDSSVWIEEEGQIQPLPGIRFEEGQLSAGLEVIANRFGKKLDADSPIMNLRLPDGSRMAALIPPVVHPCPMMTIRKFTSRAFTMEDLISRKMLTEEQAETLASAVQRGDNILISGGTASGKTTLLNVLAGFIPEHERILVLEDTAELYIRKPHVISAEAQLDTHKNQISFTDLLKAALRHRPDRIIVGEIRGTEARVFLDALNTGHRGSLTTIHANGAQESLLRLSHLAMRSSGNVHLRDVEEECQRSIDLVIHVSRSEKRRTISEILELEK from the coding sequence ATGAGCTTCGAAGTGATCCTGCCATTTCTGAAGCCGATCAAACACCTACTTGAGGCTGAAACGGTTTCCGAGATCATGGTCAATCCTGATTCGTCCGTCTGGATAGAGGAAGAAGGCCAAATACAGCCCCTTCCGGGAATACGTTTCGAGGAAGGGCAGCTTTCGGCGGGACTCGAAGTTATCGCCAACCGATTCGGCAAAAAGCTCGACGCCGACTCCCCAATCATGAACTTACGGCTCCCCGATGGCAGCCGTATGGCCGCCCTGATTCCCCCAGTCGTTCATCCATGCCCAATGATGACCATCCGGAAATTCACTTCACGCGCATTCACCATGGAAGACCTGATCAGCCGTAAGATGTTGACCGAGGAACAAGCCGAAACGCTGGCATCTGCGGTCCAGCGCGGTGACAACATTCTCATCTCGGGTGGAACCGCTTCCGGCAAGACGACTTTGTTGAATGTGCTGGCCGGATTCATCCCTGAGCACGAGCGGATTTTGGTTCTTGAGGATACCGCCGAGTTGTACATAAGGAAGCCCCACGTCATCTCCGCCGAAGCACAGCTCGATACCCATAAGAATCAGATCAGCTTCACCGACTTGCTCAAGGCCGCGCTTCGCCACCGCCCCGACCGGATCATAGTGGGAGAGATTCGGGGAACAGAAGCCCGCGTCTTTCTGGATGCTCTCAATACCGGCCACCGCGGATCATTGACGACCATTCATGCCAATGGTGCGCAAGAATCTTTGCTTCGTCTGTCCCACCTCGCCATGCGCAGTTCTGGAAATGTTCATCTTCGTGATGTCGAAGAAGAGTGCCAACGGTCCATAGATCTCGTAATCCATGTCTCACGGAGTGAGAAAAGGCGCACGATTTCTGAGATCCTGGAACTTGAGAAATGA
- the dgt gene encoding dNTP triphosphohydrolase: MIDQNSRTARRHSVKRDRPKTDPTDSRSYFQKDRDRVLYTSSLRRLAEITQVVSADTSHVFHNRLTHSMQVSQVGRRLAERLLLLDHGIVESSSTGLDPDVVEAACLAHDLGHPPFGHIAEEELNDFAGNEIDGFEGNAQSFRIVTRLSQHSTHHRGLDLTRATLAAILKYPWLKGNNPSKSGKWGAYRSEQKNFDFACELLGKANKRTIEAELMDWADDITYSVHDLEDFYRAGKIPLHLLADRLYERERRFFFENVFERVDRNGGSIDREASIEAFNDLVIGLFPLDRPYSGTWQERAALRNFSSQLIGRYISGTRLKADGDGDCVPAIDEQLRIEVAILKELTWTYIIEAPALVTKQFGQRRVIRGLCEIFFEAANDQKRWYLFPPYYRDSLKQSGGDPKIMKRTVVDFVAGMTENQALAMFARLSGLEAGTGLHEIVP; this comes from the coding sequence TTGATCGATCAAAATAGCCGTACTGCTCGCCGCCATAGCGTCAAACGTGACCGCCCCAAAACGGATCCGACCGATAGCCGTTCCTATTTTCAAAAAGATCGGGACCGTGTACTCTACACCTCCTCACTACGCAGATTAGCGGAGATAACTCAAGTCGTCTCCGCAGATACCAGTCACGTCTTTCACAATCGTCTTACCCACTCAATGCAGGTATCTCAAGTAGGTAGGAGGCTAGCGGAACGGCTGCTGCTTCTGGACCACGGCATTGTTGAATCGAGTTCCACCGGACTTGATCCAGATGTCGTAGAAGCCGCATGTTTAGCGCATGACTTGGGACACCCACCGTTTGGTCACATTGCTGAGGAAGAACTCAACGACTTTGCGGGAAATGAAATTGATGGTTTCGAGGGCAATGCCCAGAGTTTTCGAATTGTTACACGGCTTTCTCAACACTCGACCCATCATCGAGGACTGGACCTGACGCGGGCAACATTGGCGGCAATTCTGAAGTACCCATGGCTAAAAGGAAATAATCCGTCCAAGTCGGGAAAATGGGGCGCCTATCGCAGTGAGCAAAAGAATTTCGATTTCGCCTGTGAGTTGCTAGGAAAAGCGAACAAGAGAACGATTGAAGCTGAGCTTATGGATTGGGCCGACGACATTACCTATTCGGTCCACGACCTCGAAGATTTCTATCGAGCCGGCAAAATACCCTTACACCTGCTCGCTGACAGGCTTTACGAGAGAGAACGCCGTTTCTTTTTTGAGAATGTGTTCGAGCGTGTGGACAGGAACGGAGGATCAATTGACCGGGAAGCGTCCATTGAGGCGTTCAATGACCTTGTAATCGGCCTTTTCCCCTTGGACAGACCTTATTCCGGAACTTGGCAAGAAAGGGCAGCACTTCGTAATTTCAGCAGCCAATTGATCGGGCGGTACATAAGCGGCACTCGACTTAAGGCAGATGGGGATGGCGATTGCGTTCCGGCCATTGATGAACAGCTCCGAATCGAGGTAGCGATCCTAAAGGAACTCACCTGGACCTACATTATTGAGGCACCGGCACTCGTGACCAAGCAATTTGGACAACGTCGGGTAATTCGCGGCCTGTGTGAAATCTTCTTCGAAGCCGCAAATGATCAGAAACGATGGTATTTGTTTCCGCCTTATTATCGTGATTCGCTGAAGCAGTCGGGCGGTGATCCCAAAATAATGAAGAGAACAGTTGTCGATTTTGTAGCAGGCATGACTGAAAACCAAGCCTTGGCAATGTTTGCGAGATTATCAGGGCTAGAAGCGGGTACGGGCTTGCATGAAATCGTGCCTTGA
- a CDS encoding LysR family transcriptional regulator, with protein MDYRWLQAQAFIATIAEEGSFLRAAKRLRTAPSFLTRKIAEVERDLRTGVFDRTTRRLELTAVGRLVLPEIQVALRHSERAWELAHYYGRLLNGPIRIGYSPYAQESLIRALHRVDARQLEAQLVTVADSPEPRLEFQGATTPELIECVLRAKIHAGVGVQPVFDPELWTEVLAREPFCVCLPRGHALTQKPTISARDLHGQTLFWIRREMHPGFYDRMVKYIRSTGARPLYQEGPSMTQAIEMVVHGLGIALLPNSAVRLSRAGVVFRTINDRYLQIETVLFTKKEFMHGVLQDLMQFLVSHLRAVKPSVQ; from the coding sequence TTGGACTATAGATGGCTACAAGCACAAGCCTTCATCGCCACAATCGCGGAAGAAGGAAGTTTTTTGCGTGCTGCGAAGCGCCTACGCACTGCTCCGTCTTTCCTGACCAGAAAGATCGCCGAGGTTGAAAGAGATCTGCGTACTGGTGTATTCGACCGTACTACCAGAAGGCTTGAGCTAACTGCCGTGGGCCGCCTCGTTCTGCCCGAGATTCAAGTTGCGCTTCGTCATTCGGAACGGGCGTGGGAACTAGCCCATTACTACGGTCGGCTGCTGAATGGCCCCATACGGATCGGCTACTCTCCGTACGCGCAGGAGTCCCTAATCCGTGCACTCCATCGAGTGGATGCACGGCAACTAGAAGCCCAATTGGTGACAGTTGCAGACAGTCCTGAACCGCGACTTGAGTTTCAAGGCGCTACCACACCCGAACTCATTGAATGCGTGCTGCGAGCGAAGATACATGCCGGCGTCGGCGTTCAGCCAGTGTTTGATCCCGAGCTTTGGACGGAGGTACTTGCGCGAGAACCATTTTGCGTCTGCCTGCCGAGAGGACACGCGTTGACTCAGAAACCGACTATTTCGGCTCGTGACCTGCATGGGCAGACACTCTTCTGGATACGGCGGGAGATGCATCCAGGATTCTACGACCGAATGGTGAAATATATCCGCAGCACGGGAGCCCGTCCTTTGTATCAGGAGGGACCGTCCATGACACAAGCCATTGAAATGGTGGTGCACGGACTTGGCATAGCGCTGTTACCGAATTCCGCCGTGCGCTTGTCGCGTGCAGGTGTGGTGTTCCGAACCATCAATGACCGATATCTCCAAATCGAGACGGTCTTATTTACAAAGAAGGAGTTCATGCATGGTGTCCTACAGGATCTCATGCAGTTTCTTGTCTCACACCTCCGGGCTGTAAAACCGAGTGTGCAGTAG
- a CDS encoding VirB8/TrbF family protein encodes MTKTPNSLPISAAGQRFLELYAEPVVTNTYLKIAILVLAGVSSVCLYLLYRAQTAALQLKPLIISVTDSGRGQVLRYDDLRAIPIERVSKYYLARWTELYYGRNRATLHRDFAESLNFFSNELQAATLAEVRKTNVLDAFLLDASQQNVDIEIKAVVLEDTRQSPYRARIEFDKVFHSIGDQREQRRERWTANVVYGFRDEVPNQMLLSNPLGLVISYCREDQAFGS; translated from the coding sequence ATGACGAAAACACCAAATTCGTTGCCGATCAGCGCGGCCGGACAAAGGTTCTTGGAACTCTACGCTGAGCCAGTCGTGACCAACACCTACCTGAAGATCGCGATTCTGGTTTTGGCAGGGGTTTCATCCGTCTGTCTCTATCTTCTATATAGGGCGCAAACGGCGGCCCTACAGCTTAAGCCTCTGATCATCTCGGTTACCGACTCCGGGCGCGGGCAGGTACTCCGCTATGACGACCTCCGTGCCATCCCTATCGAGCGTGTCAGCAAGTATTACCTCGCGCGCTGGACGGAGCTCTACTACGGACGCAATCGTGCGACCCTGCATCGCGACTTTGCGGAATCGCTGAACTTCTTTTCGAACGAATTGCAGGCTGCCACGCTGGCCGAGGTCCGCAAGACGAATGTGCTCGACGCCTTCCTGCTCGACGCCAGCCAGCAGAATGTCGACATCGAGATCAAGGCCGTCGTACTCGAAGATACGCGGCAGTCGCCTTATCGCGCACGCATCGAATTCGACAAGGTTTTTCACTCCATCGGCGACCAACGGGAGCAACGCCGCGAGCGCTGGACCGCGAACGTCGTCTATGGATTCCGCGACGAGGTGCCCAACCAGATGCTGTTGTCCAACCCACTCGGACTTGTCATCAGCTACTGCCGCGAGGATCAGGCGTTCGGGAGTTGA